A window of Peromyscus eremicus chromosome 23, PerEre_H2_v1, whole genome shotgun sequence genomic DNA:
CGGCGATCAAGGAATAGAGCGTGAAAGGCATCCAACATGCAGCGAAGGTCCCCAGGATGAGAGCCAGGGTTGAGACCCCTTTCCGGGTAGTCACGTAGTGCGATGTGGCCAGGAAGTGGTGCTGCAGGGCTATCTGATGGGCATGCCTCATCACAATCTtacagatctggatgtagagctGAAGCATCATTGCAAACatgaagaggaaggagatggagaggatggCAGCGTTGTTCTTCGTGAGAGGTCGGACCACGCTGCAGGTGGACTCGTCCCTCAGGCAGTTCCAGCCCATGACAGGCAGCAGCCCCAGGCAGATGGAGGTCCCCCAGAGCATAACCAGCATGACATAGGTAAATGTGACGGTCCTCTCAGAGTGGTACGTCAGGGCATAATACAGTGAGAGGTAGCGGTCCACAGTGATAGCCAGCAAActgcagacagaggcagagaaagaggcgACAATGAGTCCGATTGTGACCAGCTTGGTGGCTTCCGACTGAAGCAGGtaagcaaaaacaaaatt
This region includes:
- the Gpr12 gene encoding G-protein coupled receptor 12 → MNEDLKVNLSGLPRDCIDASAPENISAAVPSQGPVVESEPELVVNPWDIVLCSSGTLICCENAVVVLIIFHSPSLRAPMFLLIGSLALADLLAGLGLIINFVFAYLLQSEATKLVTIGLIVASFSASVCSLLAITVDRYLSLYYALTYHSERTVTFTYVMLVMLWGTSICLGLLPVMGWNCLRDESTCSVVRPLTKNNAAILSISFLFMFAMMLQLYIQICKIVMRHAHQIALQHHFLATSHYVTTRKGVSTLALILGTFAACWMPFTLYSLIADYTYPSIYTYATLLPATYNSIINPVIYAFRNQEIQKALCLICCGCVPSTLSQRARSPSDV